One Deinococcus grandis DNA window includes the following coding sequences:
- a CDS encoding xanthine dehydrogenase family protein molybdopterin-binding subunit codes for MSETRTDKYFGQALKRKEDPRFITGTGNYTDDMVLHGMVHAAMVRSPYAHAKITGINTDSVKDMPGVIRVLTGQDVQDAGLGSIPVGWLLPDLKTPAHPAIALTEANHVGDIVAVVIAETRAQAEDAAAALEVDYDALPAVATTHAALADGAPLVHDDVPGNVAFHWEIGDEAATTEAFGGAARKVHVKLRNHRLVANPIEPRASLAQFTPAGGDYLLYTTSQNPHIHRLILAAFVMSIPEHKLRVISPDVGGGFGTKIFQYQEEVIVLLASRLIGRPVKWTSRRSEAFVSDAQGRDHDTEAELAVSEDGKILGFRVNTHANLGAYQTLFAPAVPTYLYATLLNGVYKIPAIHAKVTGVMTNTVPVDAYRGAGRPEATYLIERIVDMAAHELNMDPAELRRQNFIQPDEFPYQTPVALVYDSGDYEPALDQAMQMMNYTALRDEQARMKGGKTILGVGLISFLEACGLAPSALVGQLGAQAGQWESSLVRVHPTGKVELYTGSHSHGQGHETAFPQIAADELQIPIEDIELIHGDTGRMPYGWGTYGSRSAAVGGSALKLALQKITAKMKKIAAHLLEASEDDIEHEGGVFRIKGAPDKSKTFFDIALMAHLAHNYPADLEPGLEATAFYDPKNFVYPFGTHIAVVEIDTDTGHVKLRGYGSVDDCGPLINPLIAEGQVHGGVAQGMGQALLEEAAYDEDGNLLAGTYMEYAMPRADDVPFIQHGHTVTPSPHNPLGVKGIGESGTIASTAAVANAVMDALWHEAGIAHLDMPYTAEKVWRALKDARGSQPQAADD; via the coding sequence ATGAGCGAGACCCGGACGGACAAGTATTTCGGTCAGGCCCTCAAGCGCAAGGAAGACCCGCGCTTCATCACCGGTACCGGCAACTACACCGACGACATGGTGCTGCACGGCATGGTGCACGCCGCGATGGTGCGCAGTCCCTACGCGCACGCCAAGATCACGGGCATCAACACCGACTCGGTGAAGGACATGCCGGGCGTGATCCGCGTACTGACCGGGCAGGACGTGCAGGACGCCGGGCTGGGCAGCATCCCGGTCGGCTGGCTGCTGCCGGACCTGAAGACGCCCGCGCACCCCGCCATCGCCCTGACGGAAGCGAACCACGTCGGGGACATCGTGGCGGTCGTGATCGCCGAGACGCGCGCGCAGGCCGAGGACGCCGCCGCCGCGCTGGAAGTCGACTACGACGCCCTGCCCGCCGTGGCGACCACCCACGCCGCGCTGGCCGACGGCGCGCCCCTGGTGCACGACGACGTGCCCGGCAACGTCGCCTTCCACTGGGAAATCGGGGACGAGGCCGCCACCACCGAGGCCTTTGGCGGCGCGGCCCGTAAGGTGCACGTGAAGCTGCGCAACCACCGGCTGGTCGCCAACCCCATCGAGCCCCGCGCGTCCCTGGCGCAGTTCACCCCGGCGGGCGGCGACTACCTGCTGTACACCACCAGCCAGAACCCCCACATTCACCGCCTGATCCTCGCGGCGTTCGTGATGAGCATCCCCGAACACAAACTGCGCGTGATCAGCCCCGACGTGGGCGGCGGCTTCGGCACGAAGATCTTCCAGTACCAGGAAGAGGTCATCGTGCTGCTCGCCTCGCGCCTGATCGGCCGCCCCGTCAAGTGGACCTCGCGGCGCAGCGAGGCCTTCGTCAGCGACGCGCAGGGCCGCGACCACGACACCGAGGCCGAACTGGCCGTGAGTGAGGACGGCAAGATCCTGGGCTTCCGCGTGAACACCCACGCGAACCTCGGCGCGTACCAGACGCTGTTCGCGCCCGCCGTGCCCACGTACCTGTACGCCACCCTGCTGAACGGCGTGTACAAGATTCCCGCCATTCACGCCAAGGTCACGGGCGTCATGACGAACACCGTGCCCGTGGACGCCTACCGCGGCGCGGGCCGCCCCGAGGCCACGTACCTCATCGAGCGGATCGTGGACATGGCCGCGCACGAACTGAACATGGACCCGGCCGAACTGCGCCGCCAGAACTTCATCCAGCCCGACGAGTTCCCCTACCAGACCCCGGTGGCGCTCGTGTACGACAGCGGCGACTACGAACCGGCGCTGGATCAGGCCATGCAGATGATGAACTACACGGCGCTGCGCGACGAACAGGCCCGCATGAAAGGCGGGAAGACGATCCTCGGCGTGGGCCTGATCTCCTTCCTGGAAGCCTGCGGACTGGCCCCCAGCGCCCTGGTCGGGCAGCTCGGCGCGCAGGCCGGACAGTGGGAATCGAGCCTCGTGCGCGTGCATCCCACCGGGAAGGTCGAACTGTACACCGGCAGCCACAGCCACGGGCAGGGCCACGAGACGGCCTTCCCGCAGATCGCCGCCGACGAACTCCAGATCCCCATCGAGGACATCGAGCTCATCCACGGGGACACCGGCCGCATGCCCTACGGCTGGGGCACCTACGGCAGCCGCTCGGCGGCGGTGGGCGGCAGCGCCCTGAAACTCGCGCTGCAGAAGATCACCGCGAAGATGAAGAAGATCGCCGCGCACCTGCTGGAAGCCAGCGAGGACGACATCGAGCACGAGGGCGGCGTGTTCCGCATCAAGGGCGCGCCGGACAAGAGCAAGACCTTCTTCGACATCGCCCTGATGGCCCACCTCGCGCACAACTACCCCGCCGACCTGGAACCCGGCCTGGAAGCCACCGCGTTCTACGACCCGAAGAACTTCGTGTACCCCTTCGGGACGCACATCGCCGTCGTGGAGATCGACACCGACACCGGCCACGTGAAACTGCGCGGCTACGGCAGCGTGGACGACTGCGGCCCCCTCATCAACCCCCTGATCGCCGAGGGACAGGTGCACGGCGGCGTCGCCCAGGGCATGGGCCAGGCGCTGCTGGAGGAAGCCGCGTACGACGAGGACGGCAACCTGCTGGCCGGGACGTACATGGAGTACGCCATGCCCCGCGCGGACGACGTGCCGTTCATCCAGCACGGCCACACCGTCACCCCCAGCCCCCACAATCCCCTGGGCGTCAAGGGCATCGGCGAGTCGGGCACGATCGCCAGCACCGCCGCCGTCGCCAACGCCGTCATGGACGCCCTGTGGCACGAAGCCGGAATCGCGCACCTCGACATGCCCTACACCGCCGAGAAGGTCTGGCGCGCCCTGAAAGACGCGCGGGGCAGCCAGCCGCAGGCCGCCGACGACTGA
- a CDS encoding FAD binding domain-containing protein, which produces MYPASFEYHKAESVDQALAALAENPDLKVIAGGHSLLPAMKLRLAQPPALLDIWGIQEMKGIRRDGDHWVVGAMTTHADVLRSELPLFPEVAGWVGDPMVRNRGTIGGSLAHADPSADYPAAALALGVEFVIRGPGRERTVHADDMFQGMFESAVQPGELLTHIRIPATSQASAYEKFRHPASHYAVVGVAVVRHADGSVRAAYTGAAEKAHRLNKLEDAVNGSQAVPTGLVDAGDLLGDRFASAEYRAHLVDVLAARAIERLG; this is translated from the coding sequence ATGTATCCAGCCAGTTTCGAGTACCACAAGGCCGAGAGTGTCGATCAGGCCCTCGCCGCACTTGCCGAGAATCCTGACCTGAAGGTCATCGCGGGGGGGCACAGCCTGCTGCCCGCCATGAAGCTCCGGCTGGCGCAGCCGCCCGCGCTGCTGGACATCTGGGGCATCCAGGAGATGAAAGGCATCCGGCGGGACGGGGACCACTGGGTGGTCGGCGCGATGACCACGCACGCGGACGTGCTACGCAGCGAGCTGCCGCTGTTCCCGGAAGTGGCGGGCTGGGTCGGCGACCCGATGGTCCGCAACCGCGGCACCATCGGCGGCAGTCTGGCGCACGCCGACCCCAGCGCCGACTACCCCGCCGCCGCGCTGGCGCTGGGCGTGGAATTCGTCATCCGCGGCCCCGGCAGGGAGCGCACCGTGCACGCCGACGACATGTTCCAGGGCATGTTCGAGAGTGCCGTGCAGCCCGGTGAACTCCTGACGCACATCCGCATTCCCGCGACCAGCCAGGCCAGCGCGTACGAGAAGTTCCGCCACCCCGCCAGCCACTACGCCGTCGTGGGCGTCGCCGTGGTCCGGCACGCGGACGGCAGCGTGCGGGCCGCGTACACCGGCGCGGCCGAGAAAGCGCACCGCCTGAACAAGCTGGAGGACGCCGTGAACGGCTCCCAGGCCGTCCCCACCGGACTGGTCGACGCGGGCGACCTGCTCGGGGACCGCTTCGCCAGCGCCGAGTACCGCGCGCACCTCGTGGACGTCCTCGCCGCCCGCGCCATCGAACGCCTCGGTTAA
- a CDS encoding DEAD/DEAH box helicase produces MTVAAPNLSKLLPAAPPGNLLLLPQVARAALFAAFPGPAVLLTTPDRLGSYATAGVLGAPVSVNPGLRDWDARHEHVVLDVNTALDLFPSRPEDHALTLKVGASYPRESLLSRLERLGYERGEEPGFEIQGDTLELRLSAGSGLPAEAEEGLWVRAEFFGDELDTLRFLKPGALTGEKAQSFTLEPTAEYLTEVKWDATRLELLPGRVFLDSPEFYASALGVLIDTFWPKLAGREVTSFGRSPLDLPDLDTGLTTLPFYRARLSDLERDVNEWRGADYRVMILVRHDRTAAYLADKLLNTHEIPWLKIPRVKEGGLGFLRAAGEGGFVIPEHRTVVLTEDLIYGFQGGSALRGKRLNGKPVTDALGLHVGDYLIHPEHGIGQFEGLETRKVLGVTRDYLNLTYRGGARLSVPIEQLPVLRRHPGTTDDPPSLSSFDKKDWAKAKEKARKNAEAVAAKLLVQYAARQVTPGNAFPAQPEWDSQVEANFKFELTADQKTALKETMRDLEKANPADRLISGDVGFGKTEVALRAAHRVVGHGKQVAVLVPTTLLAEQHTSTFVERFKGLPVRVEGLSRFTTPQQARSILADAAQGKVDILIGTHRLLSGDVQFRDLGLIIVDEEHRFGVGQKEKLRALRGLPEVPKDGKLDIPEDARAVDTLALSATPIPRTLYMSMVGLRDMSSIQTPPKGRKPIQTVLAPFDPITVRDAILSEIERGGKVFYIHDRIASIGARSLYLRNLVPEARIGVAHGRMNEEELEEIMLGFEQGAFDVLLATTIVETGLDIPEANTILIERSDRLGLAQLYQLRGRVGRRAQTAYAYLFYPPRMTENAQRRLWAIADLQDLGSGHLLAEKDMEIRGVGNILGEEQHGHVQAVSIDVYTELLAEAVAKLKGEKIEAPATISIDLPIDARLSPEYFASADGQGDEEARIATYGRLSDSRTLQAISRVERDLRKKYGPPTPEVQNFIDLAKLRLTAAARRVLSIGETMTQIQITFAYKTLDYDAPALRAFPYKTEVVTFPPSVKLDKRGLKPNDYARTLIDLLGYFG; encoded by the coding sequence GTGACTGTTGCTGCGCCGAACCTGTCGAAACTGCTGCCCGCCGCCCCGCCCGGAAATCTGCTGCTGCTGCCGCAGGTGGCGCGCGCGGCGCTGTTCGCGGCGTTCCCCGGTCCGGCCGTCCTGCTGACCACCCCCGACCGGCTGGGCAGTTACGCGACAGCCGGGGTGCTGGGCGCGCCGGTCAGCGTGAACCCCGGCCTGCGCGACTGGGACGCCCGCCACGAGCACGTGGTGCTGGACGTGAATACGGCGCTGGACCTGTTCCCGTCCCGCCCGGAGGATCACGCCCTGACCCTGAAGGTGGGGGCCAGCTACCCGCGCGAGTCGCTGCTCTCCCGCCTGGAGCGCCTGGGGTATGAGCGTGGTGAGGAGCCGGGCTTCGAGATTCAGGGGGACACGCTGGAACTGCGCCTGTCGGCCGGGTCGGGTCTGCCCGCCGAGGCCGAGGAGGGCCTGTGGGTCCGCGCGGAGTTCTTCGGGGATGAGCTGGACACCCTGCGCTTCCTGAAACCAGGCGCGCTGACCGGCGAGAAGGCGCAGAGCTTCACGCTGGAACCCACCGCCGAGTACCTGACGGAGGTGAAGTGGGACGCCACGCGACTGGAGCTGCTGCCCGGACGGGTGTTCCTGGATTCGCCGGAGTTCTACGCCTCGGCGCTGGGCGTGCTGATCGACACCTTCTGGCCGAAACTGGCCGGGCGTGAGGTGACCAGCTTCGGCCGCTCGCCGCTGGACCTGCCGGACCTGGATACCGGCCTGACCACCCTCCCGTTCTACCGCGCGCGTCTGAGCGACCTGGAACGCGACGTGAACGAGTGGCGGGGCGCGGACTACCGCGTGATGATCCTCGTGCGGCACGACCGCACCGCCGCGTATCTGGCCGACAAGCTGCTGAACACCCACGAGATCCCGTGGCTGAAGATTCCGCGCGTGAAGGAGGGCGGCCTGGGCTTCCTGCGCGCGGCAGGGGAGGGCGGCTTCGTCATCCCCGAACACAGGACGGTCGTCCTGACCGAGGACCTCATCTACGGCTTCCAGGGCGGCAGCGCCCTGCGCGGCAAGCGCCTGAACGGCAAACCCGTCACGGACGCGCTGGGCCTGCACGTCGGGGATTACCTGATTCACCCCGAGCACGGCATCGGGCAGTTCGAGGGCCTGGAGACCCGCAAGGTGCTGGGCGTCACGCGCGACTACCTGAACCTGACCTACCGGGGCGGCGCGCGCCTCAGCGTGCCCATCGAGCAGCTGCCCGTCCTGCGCCGCCACCCCGGCACCACCGACGACCCGCCCTCCTTGAGTTCCTTCGACAAGAAGGACTGGGCGAAAGCCAAGGAGAAAGCCCGCAAGAACGCCGAGGCGGTCGCCGCGAAACTCCTCGTGCAGTACGCCGCGCGGCAGGTCACGCCCGGCAACGCCTTCCCCGCCCAACCCGAATGGGACAGTCAGGTCGAGGCGAACTTCAAATTCGAACTCACCGCCGACCAGAAGACCGCGCTGAAAGAAACCATGCGCGACCTGGAAAAAGCCAACCCCGCCGACCGCCTCATCTCCGGCGACGTGGGCTTCGGCAAGACGGAGGTCGCCCTGCGCGCCGCGCACCGCGTCGTCGGCCACGGCAAACAGGTCGCCGTGCTCGTCCCCACCACCCTGCTCGCCGAACAGCACACCAGCACCTTCGTCGAACGCTTCAAGGGCCTCCCCGTCCGCGTCGAGGGCCTCTCCCGCTTCACCACCCCCCAGCAGGCCCGGAGCATCCTCGCCGACGCCGCCCAGGGCAAGGTGGACATCCTGATCGGTACCCACCGCCTCCTCAGCGGCGACGTGCAGTTCCGCGACCTGGGCCTGATCATCGTCGACGAGGAACACCGCTTCGGCGTCGGCCAGAAAGAAAAACTCCGCGCCCTGCGCGGCCTCCCCGAGGTGCCCAAGGACGGCAAGCTCGACATCCCCGAGGACGCCCGCGCCGTCGACACCCTCGCCCTGTCCGCCACGCCCATCCCCCGCACCCTCTACATGAGCATGGTCGGCCTGCGCGACATGAGCTCCATCCAGACCCCACCCAAGGGCCGCAAACCCATCCAGACGGTCCTCGCGCCCTTCGATCCGATCACGGTGCGCGACGCCATCCTCAGCGAGATCGAACGCGGCGGCAAGGTCTTCTACATCCACGACCGCATCGCCAGCATCGGCGCCCGCAGCCTCTACCTGCGCAACCTCGTCCCCGAAGCCCGCATCGGCGTCGCCCACGGCCGCATGAACGAAGAAGAACTCGAGGAGATCATGCTCGGCTTCGAACAGGGCGCCTTCGACGTGCTCCTCGCCACCACCATCGTCGAAACCGGCCTCGACATCCCCGAAGCGAACACCATCCTCATCGAACGCAGCGACCGCCTCGGCCTCGCCCAGCTCTACCAACTCCGCGGCCGCGTCGGCCGCCGCGCCCAGACCGCCTACGCCTACCTCTTCTACCCCCCCCGCATGACCGAAAACGCCCAGCGCCGCCTCTGGGCCATCGCCGACCTCCAGGACCTCGGCAGCGGGCACCTCCTCGCCGAGAAAGACATGGAAATCCGCGGCGTCGGCAACATCCTCGGAGAAGAACAACACGGCCACGTCCAGGCCGTCAGCATCGACGTGTACACCGAACTCCTCGCCGAAGCCGTCGCCAAACTCAAAGGCGAAAAGATCGAAGCCCCCGCCACCATCAGCATCGACCTCCCCATCGACGCCCGCCTGTCCCCGGAGTACTTCGCCAGTGCCGATGGACAAGGGGACGAAGAAGCCCGCATCGCCACCTACGGCCGCCTCAGCGACAGCCGCACCCTCCAGGCCATCAGCCGCGTCGAACGCGACCTCCGCAAAAAATACGGTCCCCCCACCCCCGAAGTGCAGAACTTCATCGACCTCGCCAAACTCCGCCTCACCGCCGCCGCCCGCCGCGTCCTCAGCATCGGCGAAACCATGACCCAGATCCAGATCACCTTCGCCTACAAAACCCTCGACTATGACGCCCCCGCCCTCCGCGCCTTCCCCTACAAGACCGAAGTCGTCACCTTCCCACCCAGCGTCAAACTCGACAAGCGCGGGCTGAAACCCAACGACTACGCCCGCACGCTGATCGACCTGCTCGGGTACTTCGGGTAA
- a CDS encoding MliC family protein, translating to MKRVILTAAGLLLGVAGAATPPVQVNYRVYQYACTGGQKVSVYYVQFGDQPMFAVLDWKGQKYGLAQAISASGARYASLNGPAGARGGLQWWEHQGTAELSTFTGNSTTTTKSLLTGCKTVRR from the coding sequence ATGAAACGAGTGATCTTGACCGCCGCTGGACTGCTACTGGGCGTGGCGGGCGCCGCGACGCCGCCCGTGCAGGTCAACTACCGCGTCTACCAGTACGCCTGCACGGGCGGGCAGAAAGTCAGCGTGTACTACGTGCAGTTCGGGGATCAGCCCATGTTCGCCGTGCTGGACTGGAAGGGCCAGAAGTACGGGCTGGCGCAGGCCATCAGCGCCAGCGGCGCCCGCTACGCCAGTCTGAACGGCCCCGCCGGCGCGCGCGGCGGCCTGCAATGGTGGGAACACCAGGGCACGGCGGAACTCAGCACCTTCACCGGGAACAGCACGACCACCACGAAGAGCCTGCTGACCGGCTGCAAGACCGTGCGGCGCTGA
- a CDS encoding (2Fe-2S)-binding protein — protein sequence MNVTLTVNGKTYTRDVEPRTLLVHFIREDLGLTGTHVGCDTSQCGACTVHVNGDAVKSCTLLAVQAQGADITTIEGLGTPGDLHPLQTGFWEEHGLQCGFCTPGMIMASAELLKHTPNPSEDQIRHHLEGNYCRCTGYHNIVKAVQHAAGAMQGASQAADD from the coding sequence ATGAACGTCACCCTGACAGTGAACGGCAAGACCTACACCCGTGACGTGGAGCCCAGAACGCTCCTCGTCCACTTCATCCGCGAGGACCTCGGCCTGACCGGCACGCACGTCGGCTGCGACACCAGCCAGTGCGGCGCGTGCACCGTGCACGTGAACGGCGACGCCGTGAAAAGCTGCACCCTCCTGGCCGTGCAGGCGCAGGGCGCCGACATCACCACCATCGAGGGCCTCGGCACGCCCGGCGACCTGCACCCCCTCCAGACCGGCTTCTGGGAGGAACACGGCCTCCAGTGCGGATTCTGCACGCCCGGCATGATCATGGCCTCCGCCGAACTCCTGAAGCACACCCCCAACCCCAGCGAGGACCAGATCCGCCACCACCTGGAAGGCAACTACTGCCGCTGCACCGGGTACCACAACATCGTCAAGGCCGTGCAGCACGCCGCCGGTGCCATGCAGGGCGCCTCGCAGGCCGCCGACGACTGA
- a CDS encoding DUF1345 domain-containing protein, which translates to MTLNARPPHHAARRLLIGLVLGVLVGLATPHVWPPEARILLGWVAFTLTVMAQLWPLMMRAGPARTRELATREDDSRALAGTITMTAALVSLIGVVFLLSDAHDARGTRELLLTALAVGTVATSWLLVQTEYTLHYARRYYRDGRGVLFPHGESNLEEPTYWDFAYLSVTIGMTYQVSDTNLNTRAMRRLLLGHALLSFVFGTVIIAVTINGVAGLIQ; encoded by the coding sequence ATGACCCTGAACGCCCGGCCGCCCCATCACGCGGCCCGCCGCCTGCTCATCGGGCTCGTGTTGGGCGTGCTGGTGGGCCTCGCCACGCCCCACGTGTGGCCGCCGGAGGCGCGGATCCTGCTGGGCTGGGTGGCGTTCACGCTGACCGTGATGGCGCAACTGTGGCCTCTCATGATGCGCGCGGGGCCCGCCCGGACGCGGGAACTCGCCACGCGCGAGGACGACAGCCGGGCGCTGGCCGGGACGATCACCATGACGGCTGCCCTGGTGAGCCTGATCGGCGTGGTGTTCCTGCTGTCCGACGCGCACGACGCCAGGGGCACCCGGGAGCTGCTCCTGACGGCGCTGGCGGTGGGGACGGTCGCCACGAGCTGGCTGCTCGTGCAGACCGAGTACACCCTGCATTACGCGCGCCGCTACTACCGGGACGGACGCGGCGTGCTGTTCCCTCACGGGGAGAGCAACCTGGAGGAGCCCACGTACTGGGATTTCGCGTACCTGAGCGTCACGATCGGCATGACGTATCAGGTGAGCGACACGAACCTGAACACCCGCGCCATGCGGCGCCTGCTGCTGGGGCACGCGCTGCTGTCGTTCGTGTTCGGCACGGTGATCATCGCGGTGACGATCAACGGCGTGGCGGGCCTGATCCAGTAG